Proteins from a genomic interval of Pogoniulus pusillus isolate bPogPus1 chromosome 30, bPogPus1.pri, whole genome shotgun sequence:
- the PHETA1 gene encoding sesquipedalian-1 → MKLNERSLAFYATCDSPADNTGFLYKRGERHTAYHRRWFVLKGNMLFYFEERESREPVGVIVLEGCNVELCDSAENFAFAIRFSGAKCRTYVLAAESQAAMESWVKSLSRASFDYLRLVVRELEKQLEEMRWGLSSGYGGCQGPSGSWKLKSSVLEQSPERLLALPAVLPKENGCAVWNNTPGVCQPPNTSGCNECDDEGNPRPPPLPPRRRASSSEVGSSRASGAETLSTFCQLHEQYGREVAQLRQNWLERKHGPQP, encoded by the coding sequence ATGAAGCTGAATGAGAGGAGCTTGGCCTTTTACGCCACCTGTGACTCCCCAGCTGACAACACTGGCTTCCTCTACAAGCGTGGGGAGCGGCACACGGCATACCACCGGCGGTGGTTCGTGCTGAAGGGCAACATGCTCTTCTACTTCGAGGAGCGGGAGAGCCGGGAGCCGGTGGGTGTCAtcgtgctggaaggctgcaacgTGGAGCTCTGCGATTCGGCCGAGAATTTCGCCTTTGCCATCCGCTTCAGCGGTGCCAAGTGTCGCACCTACGTGCTGGCAGCCGAGAGCCAGGCTGCCATGGAGTCGTGGGTGAAGTCACTCTCGCGAGCCAGCTTCGACTACCTGCGCCTCGTGGTGCgggagctggagaagcagctggaggagatgcGCTGGGGGCTGTCCAGTGGATATGGGGGCTGCCAAGGGCCATCTGGCTCCTGGAAGCTGAAGTCCTCAGTGCTGGAACAGTCACCAGAGCgcctgctggctctgcctgctgttCTGCCAAAGGAGAatggctgtgcagtgtggaaCAACACGCCGGGAGTGTGCCAGCCACCCAACACTTCTGGCTGCAATGAGTGTGATGATGAAGGGAACCCACGgccaccaccactgccaccacGCAGGCGAGCATCAAGCAGTGAGGTGGGCAGCAGTAGGGCATCTGGAGCAGAGACCCTGTCCACCTTCTGCCAGCTCCATGAGCAGTATGGACGGGAGGTGGCCCAGCTGCggcagaactggctggagaggaaGCACGGTCCCCAACCCTGA